Sequence from the Euwallacea similis isolate ESF13 unplaced genomic scaffold, ESF131.1 scaffold_45, whole genome shotgun sequence genome:
TCATGAGCCGCCGCCGCCAAAGTTCGTTTCCTCCATTTTTTAGCAATAACTATTTTTGTGCCGCTTAAGAGGGTTCCTTCGCACTTACAAAATTCCTCTCGGAACGTTCGACAGTATTTAATCGATTCATATCCATATATTCGCGTTAATGCCagttatcaacttttggatcTCTTGgtcattttccaaattttctcaGATTTCCTTTAGAGTTACAGCTGTCGAAAAGTAGCATATTCTATTATTTGATGTACATGACTTTGATTTCCAAAAGGAAGTGGACCGATCTGGCACGATCTGGCGACAAAGAATCGGCAATACCGACTTTTCTAGgccgaaaaataattttgtgccTAAAAGATTGAAGGCGAAGCACCCCTCTCTCAATGCGTGCACGTGGTCGCCACTTTGATCTAAATATTACTTCAAGAGGTTTGTGATCTGTTCGAAAAGAGTTCGAACTCGTCCTTTCCATACAGGGTTCGCCATCATTACTCCGGCCTCGGTTCCTGGTGTCTTTGTATAAATGTCAATATAAAACGTTTATTACTGTACTCGTTTATATTGAAAAGCTGCacgatttaataatatttttgtttatacagggtgttcagtTTTCGCTGTGTGCAGCACAAagttatagttttttaaataacagcCCATAGTTTTTTTACGCCATTTGATGAAGCcttaatttagaagaaaaatgcattaaacattttttaaattgattgcTGCGTTGCCATATTAgagcaatttcttttaaaatgcagcatcagaaaaaaaaattatcacaaaactggtgttttttgaaattttaatttttttttgtaaattgatGGATTAATAGAATGAACAAATGAaggaatatatgtataaataatgaGACGGGTGATTGAAATGAggagaaaagggaaaaattccacccccccctgaagtaatgccggggggcggttccgggggggaTCAAGGGTGAAGaggggaggtttttagtgggtaggcgccctCCCTTCAGGGgggtgaatcccacataacccggtcGCCAGACCATCAGGCCGGgtacctatgaaggttttccttccctatacaaaaaaaaaaaaaaaaaaggttagttcaggttagttcaggttagttcaggttagttcaggttagttcaggttctcGTGTGGGGTTGCTAGTCCCCCATCGGGCGCCTCCCCGGGTGGCGGATAGGGGAATGCTTTCCAGATATGGATGGTACCGATGAAATCAAATAGTCGGGGCGGACCAAAACTAGCAAAGGGGGGTGGGGGAAGGCGGACCGAGCTTTTAGCGGAGGTGAACGCAATCGGTCTAGGAAGGTGGCGCCGAATAAAAACCACAATACTTTAAGATGATGGAACGAACGGAAGAAAAATCGGTTACGGCGCAAAGGAGGGAAACCTTAGTGCCGGTCGGCGAGGTGGGTGAGCGAGAGGGCCCCCCCCGACCGTTAGCAAGCATCCTCTCAGCGTCCCAGGCAGGGAACCAGGCCGGGACGCTGGCTACGGCTACTGGAACAAAGAAAACACAGGAGAGCAGCGAGAAACAGGAAAATAAAGAGAGAACGCCTACAAAAACgcaaaaactaaagaaactaTCAATGGTTGTGTCGCCATCGGAGTATTATACTCCCGGCAAGACACCAGCGagagaaacacaaaaaaacataacttttctAGACTTGACATGGGATGACGAAGAACATAAATCAGTCAAAAGAAAAAGGGTAGAAGATAATGACACAGAAAGAATGGGAGGATCGCCagataaaaaactaaaaaggaaattaagaaaactacTAGCAAGAATGGAAAAAGAAGTAAAACATTTAAGAAAAGTGGCAAGGGAAAatcaaaatactaaaaaagaaattaaggaAATAGCTGAAAACTTGAATTGTATTACAAGCGGAATTATGACGACGGAAATGCAAAATGTAATGTTTCTAAACGTAAGAGATGAAGAATTGGGGgacatcaaaaaaataaaagaaactgCCAGCATTGGTACCCAAACAGAGAGCTTTGAAGATGAAATAGAAATACAAGAAAGAGAGACAGAAATAGAAGAGCTGGGCGAAATTAGAAATGTGGAAGAGTTTAGAAAAGTAGAATGTAAAAGATGGAAGAGGGATCTGTTTCAATGCACGGAAATAAAGGAGGGTAATCCACTGGAAACGAAAGCCAAAACAGTAAAAGTAGTATGGATAGAGCCAAACGATTTGAAGATGGAAAAAAGTATACAACttctatacaaaaaaagaTTCCCGGAGATATTAGAGTTTGAGGAAGACTATGAAGTTATagaacaaacaataaaaagaaGAACGGGGATACAGGAAAATAAACcagtgcaaaaaattatcaaaattaaatgtgaaCACTCAGATGAGGAGGTGTGGAAGTATCTGGGAAAAATTAGAGAAGATTTAGAATGGGATGAAGAGGTAGCGTTACACCATTTAGAGAGCATGACAGCTGAAAAAATGGCGAAAATGACAGAAGTGAGATTTAGAGGGggtaaaaataaagtaactaTATATACAAcaaaagagaaaagaaaagaaacagaaaataaGCAAAAAGGAAGGTTTGATAAGACTTATGCACTAATAGTGAGTAGTAAAGAAGAAGAATATGAAGGAAcgatgaagaaaataaaagaaaaactgataAACGTACCGGAAAAAGAAGCAATCAGGGAAATAAGGAAAACAAGGGaaggtaatttattaataacactGGAAAAGAATAATAGAGCATTAGAAATGATAAGAAAAGAGGTGCAGAAAGGGACTAGCCTGAAAGTAAAAGAAAGTGGGGAATATACGAAAAAATGTGCTGTTCACATTAGAGGCCTGGAGGTGTCGGTGACAAAGGAGGAGATACAGAAGGCAATAATAAATCTATTAGGAACGGGGGAAGAAGATGAGggggaaataaaaatagggGAAATCAGGCCAAATGCTTACGGTACAAAAGCGGTGACAGTAAGTATGCAAGAAAAAGAAGCAAATAAACTGGTAACATGTGGTGAGATCAGAATAGGATTAGTAAAATGCGTGGTGGAAAAACACGTGATGGTGGAGAGATGTTATGGATGCGGACTATATGATCATAAAATAGAACAATGTAAAgtggaaagaaaagaaaaagtgtGCTTTAGATGTGGGGAAGGTGGACATATACATAAAGAGTGTAAAGGGGACGAAAAATGCTTCTCTTGTAAAAAGGAGGGCCACATAGCAGGCTCGGGCAAATGCCCCTTATACAGGGTAGCCCTCGCAAATACCAAAAGAATAGAAAGAGAAAGGATGAGAAAAAATAGTAAGATGAGagagaaaaaagaagaatatGAAGAACATGAAGAAGAGGTGACGAAACAAGaaatggaaaagaaaaaggaaaatagtAGAGGGAAAGAGATAGAATaagataaatatatataaagcAAAATGGAGGgtaaaatagaattaaaaatagcaCAGCTTAACATGAACAAAAGTAGAGCAGCACAAGAACTGATGGATAAATATGTGGAAGAAGAAAAGATAGATATTGTGATAGGACAAGAACCAAATGAAAAGTATGTGATAGAAAGAAACTATAACTGTGATAAAAGATGTGATACCTATTTATATATACAAAATATGTTGTTAGTGAAGTCTATAATCCAGGGGGAGGGGTTTGTGTCAGCGGAGTTAAAGGACATGGTGGTCATATCGTGCTACTTCTCTCCTAATAGGAGGGTGGAGGAATTTGAAACATTCATGAGAAGCCTGGATGGATTGGTAAAGAAACTTAAGAAAAAGGGATATATTATAGCAGGGGATCTGAATGCCAAGACACCAGCAATTggatcaaaaaatttaaacgagAGAGGGAGAGTATTGGAAGACTTTATAGCGGAAAATGAGTTGGTGGTGTTAAACGAAGGGGGGAAATCAACATTCAGGGGGCCAAAGGGACAGTCAATAATAGATTTCACATTAGCAACGCGGAAGGTGGCGGAAAAAATAACGGAATGGCATGTGGAAGATGAGATCGAAAATTTAAGTGATCACTGCactattagttttaaaataggaGGTAGAGAGAAggagaaatataataaaatggaATGCAGTTATAGATGGAAAGTGAATACGGAAGGGTTGAAAGCatttaaaaaggaaatgaGAGAAAGGGCTGATATAAATAGAAATTGTGAACCGGAAGAAATAGAGAAATACATTGTGGAGGGATGCAATACATTTTTAAGGAGGAGAGGGGAAGAGAGAAGACAGAGGAAACCGGTGTATTGGTGGAGTGAGGACATAGCGAGACAGAGAAGGAAGTGCATAGCGGCAAGAAGAGAAGTAACAAGGGTAAATAGAGAAAGAGACGAAACAAAAAAGACGGAGATGAGAAATGCATATAAGTTAGAAAAGCAGAAACTTAAGAAGGAAATTAGAAgaagtaaaaacaaaaattggaaGGGGCTATGCGAGGAACTGGATGGGGATGTGTGGGGCAAAGCTTACAAAATCATAACAAAAAGAATGAAACTAATAGATAAAGGAAGGATAACTAAAGACGAGttagaaaaacaaatcaagAAGCTTTTTCCGGAGCAAAATACaacaataaaagataaaacaaAAGGGGGAACGAAAGGAAGTCCATTCACAATGGCCGAATTGGAACAGGCtgtgaaacaaataaaacttaaaaaggcGCCAGGGCCCGATGGTATAGTACCAGAGATAATAGTAGCATGCGTTGAAAATATTCCggaattgttattaaaaatgtataaccTGATAATAGAAAGGGAGGAATTTTATAAGGGATGGAAAACAGCAAAATTAGTAATGatagaaaaaccaaaaaaaaatgaaaatgagggAAAAACATATAGGCCAATTTGTCTCATTAATGGGATAGGGAAACTAGCGGAAATACTACTGAACAAcagaatcaaaattgaaataaaaaaggaaaatatgcttaataaacaacaatttgggTTTAGACAAGGATTATCAACGATGAATGCGCTGGAAAATGTAATGCAGATAAGGaatgaaataaagaagaagGCGGTAAAGAATCAGGAAGTATGTGTCATGGTTACTGTCGATattgaaaatgcatttaacTCAATTAGTTGGGATTTAATTATAGAAACAttggaaaggaaaaaaatgaaacaatatttgataaacataataataacatatttGATGGAGAGAAAAATAGTTGatgaaaatgggaaaatataTACATTAACTGGAGGGGTACCGCAGGGATCAATATTGGGGCCAACGCTATGGAATTTGACATATGACGAGATACTGGAAACGAAAGTGGAAAGGGGGGTGAAACTTCTGGCATATGCGGATGATTTGGCCATTGTGGTGGTGGCGAGAAACGGGAGGGAATTGGAAGAGAAAGCAAGTTTGAACGTGAACAGGATCGTGAAGAAAATAGGAGAAATGGGATTGAAAGTCGCGATGGCAAAGACGGAGATGGTAATTTTGGAGGGAAGgcgaaaatttacaaagtgCGAGATACGATTGGGAAATATAACGGTGAACAGTGTGGGGAGTATAAGATATCTGGGGCTATGGATAGATAAGGACTTAAAAATGAGTGAGCATGTAAAAAGAAGTACGGAGAAAGCACATAAGATGATAAGCGTCCTGTCCAGAGTGATGCCCCGGACAGGAGGACTGAGGACTGGAAACAGAAAATTGATAGCGAGTACGGTAACTTCGGCAATTATGTATGGGGTGTCCGTGTGGGTGAGGGCATTGAAATATGGAAAGTATAGAGACCAGTTGGAAAGGGTGAATAGGAGGCTGGGTTTGATGGTTACGGGAGCGTATAGGACGGTGGCGACTGTGGTGGTGACGACTCTGGCGGGAATCCCCCCGCTGGATCTACTGGCGGAAAGAAGAAGGAGAGTTTGGGAGGGGGGAACACAGATGGAAGAGAAAGCAGAGGAGCAAATGTACAGAGAGTGGCAGGGGAGATGGGAGAGATATACTGGATGGGCGGGAAGATTTGTAGGAAGTGTGAAGGAGTGGACTGAGAGGGAGTTTGGGAGCTTGGACTGGTATGTGGTGCAGGCAATGACGGGACACGGGATCTTTGGGGAGTATCTGAGGAGAATTGGGAGGAGGGAAGAGAATATCTGCTGGTTCTGTGCAAATGAGGATACTGTGGAACACACTGTGTTCCAGTGCGAGGAGTTTACGGAGTTTAGACGGGAGGCGGAGGAAGTGTGCGGATTGAGACTCACGACTAGTAATGTGGGTGAAATTATCTTGAGAAGCGAAAGAGATTGGAATGCAGTGACGCGAATGTTGAGGGGGATAATGAAGAGGAAGGAGGAGGAGGAAAGAAGGAGGGAGAGGGCGAATGAAGAGGAGAACCGAGAGAGAGGAGAGGACTGAGTTGGGGAAAGAAAGACAGGAGATAACCCTGAAGTAATACCCGAAAGGGTGGTTCCAGGAGAAGAGGCGgagttttttagtgggtaggaCGGAACGTGAGTCCCACACTCCCCGGCTGGCCAAACATCACAGCCGGGCGTGCATAAAGCATTTTTcttcgcaaaaaaaaaaaaaaaaaaaaaaaaaaagaaaaaataaaaggttagttcaggttagttcaggttagttcaggttccccCCCGTGGTGTCTCCACCTTGTCGTGGTGGGGGGGCTTAGTACGGCCGTCGGGCTGCCGACTCTTGCCGGGAACGGGAGGAGGCGGCGGACCGGGGAGACGTAAAACAAAGAGAGGCACAAAAAACCATGAGGATGAGCGATGAGGGTAATAttgtaccccaggcgggtaaAAATCCCGTCGCTGGCTCCGACCGGGTGAGAGCCCCGGTGGCCGGCGCTGCCCCCACGGATTCTGGGGGGGGGCACTCACGCTTAACCCGTACGCGGAGACAGTTCATGGAGAGGCGTCCTTCGGACCCCTCCATGGGCTACTTCAGCGTGCGAGGAAGAGACGAGGAGGTGACGATGACGACCGCGACGACGACTGGGACGAAACGAAAGGTGGGAGACACGTCCCCTCTCTCCGGAGGAGGGGCGTATAAGAGGAAGGAGAGCTCGGAGATTCTCACCATCATCGAGGCCATAGGCCAGATTGAGATGCTAGTCACCGAGCTCGAGGGGAAGATTGAGCGCAATACTCAACGGGACATCAAGGAGATCACGGGGAAGATGCGCAAACAGACTGACTTGTTCAACCGGAACATCGTAAAGCAGTGGCTTGACGAGCACCGGTATGAACAAGTGGACAAAATGACAATGGAGACGGACACGAAGACTGACGGACGAACTGGACAGGGGGAGGGAAAAGAGGGGAGAGGCTGCTCTACTGCCTCGGTCGGTTGCCAGACCGAGACGGAGGAGCAGATGAGGGGGGAACTCCAAAGACTCAGGATCGGACAGCTTGTCAAAGACGACAGGCTGTCCGATGCTCTGAAGGAGCAGTGGGACGCGGGGATGTATACTGCCACCGAGGTCCGCCAAGGGGATCCGTTACAACACGGGTACGGGGCGGATCTGGGTGTCATTGTGGGGGCGGAGTCTAGCCCTCTCAGGGGGAGGGTCCTTCAACTCTTTCCGGAACTGGGAGAGCTGGACGACGCCGAGTGTGAAGGTTGGGGGGAGGGCGTTCCCTTCTTGCGCCAATCGTGCACGATGCGCAGGAGGGGGGCGCTCGAAACTAAGGAGAGGCACGTGTTcttcaagaaattgaagagCACGGGCCCAAGAGAAGTGTTCGGAGCACTCCGGGCGCTTTTCATAACAATGGAGAGGGAGGGGAGAACTCGAGTCGTTATCCCGATGGTTCCTGGGGCGAACCCCTGGGAATTTAGGCGTCTGGTCGAGATGGCGGCCATGGATCGGGATGACGGCCTGACGGTAATTGTATATACGGGGAAGACAGAAGGGGGTGCCGTCCCTCCTGCGCCCGTCCAACGGGGCGGAGGTAGAAGGGATGAAGAGGTGGTGTTTGTCTCGAAAGAGAAGGGCGCCACCTACGGGGAAACCCTAAAAAAGGTGCGCGCGCTGGTGGCGGAGAGCCAGACGCAAGTGGACATTGGCAGCGTTAGGGAGACCCGCAACGGCGAGCTCCTCCTGGTGCTGCCAAAGGGGGGAGAAAAAGAGGGGGAAGAGATCCGCTCCATCCTCGACCGGGGATTGGGGGCGGGGCGGACAAGAACGGGGCTTGGATCCAGGTCCGTCACCTTCCGGGTGACGAACCTGGACGCCATTGCGACCGGAGAGGAGGTGGTAGGGGCGGTAGCTTCCGCGGCCGCGCTTGCGCCGGGCCAAGTCAAATTGGTCGGCTTGCGCAAAAGCTTCGGAGGCTGCCAAACCGCCACCCTTCGAATCATTGGGGGGGACGAGGCGGTGGGCAGGGCCCGGAAAGTCACCGAAGTCCGGGTTGGCATCAGCAAATGCCGACTAAGGGAACTGAGAGACTCCGGACGCTGCTACCGCTGTTGGGGCGAGGGCCATAAGGCCGGATCATGCAAGGGCGTGGATAGGACACGCCTGTGCGCCAGATGCGCCAAGGAGGGGCACAGGGCCGCGGAGTGTAAGAACTCCCGGTACTGCCCCCTCTGCGATGCGGACGGCCACAGCGCGGGTGGTCCAAACTGTGGGGGAGGAGCCAAAAGGGCTATCAAGTCCGCGCCCTTGCAGGCGAAAACAAATAGGAAGGGCGACCGCTCTACCTCTCCGCCTAAGGGCGGGGCGGGGGAGAAGGTGCCCAATAGGGGTGCAACGTCTGGCCCTCCCTCCTCGGGAGGAGGGAGGAAAAGAGAAAGGGATAGAGGTGCGCGCGTGACCCGATCTTCCTCTCCGCCCAAGGACGGGGAGGAAGAGAGGGAAAGAGAGTGGGAAGACACACGATCCCTCCCTCCTCCTGAGATGGGGAGGGATCGGAGTGCGGAAAGTGGTTGCCGCTCCCCATCCTCCACCGAGGAAAGGATGGAGCCCGAGGAAGAGGCAGAGTGCGCCGATCAGCCGGGACCGGACGGCGGCGACGCGGAGGACTAGGCAGGTGAGTTGTGTGCGCGTGTGTGTGCGTGTGTCTGGATGAACGAAAGACTTGTGTGTGTTGCGAATGAGTTGTGAACGAGGTCATGGCTCCGGATATCAGAGAACTCAGATGCCTCCAGATTAACCTGGACAGGAAACGGGTGGCTACCGACCTACTGCACCAGGTTATCAGAGAGAGAGGCGTCGACGTTGTACTGGGACAAGAACCGAACAAAGCGGCGGGAAATGAAATCCGGGATCGGTGCGATGACGCTTTCATATGGCTAGCCAACCATGTGGAGGCGAAGTCAATCCATAGGGGGCGGGGATTTGTGGCCGTGGAGCTGGGATGGCTTACGCTGGTTTCGGCGTACTTCTCGCCGAACAAGGGGAGGGCACAATTTGAAGCCTTTCTCAGCAGGTTAGAGGGGTACGTGCGGGGTCTGGACGGCAGGAGGGTTCTCATTGCTGGGGACCTAAATGCTAAGAGTGGGCGTTTCGGCTCCCGGGCGCGGAATGCCTACGGCTTGTTACTGGATGAGTTTTTAGACGCGGGTGAGTTCTCCCCCCTTAATCATGGAGGGGAGTGGACCTTCGGGAACCGGAACGGGAGGTCACTGATTGACGTAACTATGGCTGGTGCGATTGCGTCAGGCATGGTCGAAGAGTGGCGAGTGGAAAGTGAAACGGAGAGTGGGAGTGGGCACCGGTACGTCTCCTTCTCCATACGAGGAGGAGGAGGGGCACCAAGAGCAGATTTACAGGGAGAGAGTAAGAAAGGTTGGATAGTGAATCCTAGTGGATTGGAGAAATTGCGGCAGTACGTGGCGGACAGAAGGGGCACGGACGTGGCTGATGATCCAGAACGAATAGTGAAGGAGATCAGTCACGTCTGCGATGTATGTCTTCGCAAGAAGAATGTCGGTCGAAGTGGGACGCGAAAGGCTGCGTACTGGTGGAATGAAGAGGTTGCAGAAAAGAGGAGAGAGTGTGTGAGGGCCCGGAGACGGGTTACGAGAGAGAGAGTTAGGCGTGATGCAAGCGAATGGGAAAGGGTAGAGGAGGAGCTGAAAGAGGCAAGAAAGGCCCTCAAGGTGTCCGTAAGGAATGCAAAGAGGGAGTCGTGGAGGAGGTTGTGTGCTGACCTTGAGTCGGATGTCTGGGGTCTGGGGTATAAGAT
This genomic interval carries:
- the LOC136418914 gene encoding golgin subfamily A member 6-like protein 25 — its product is MMERTEEKSVTAQRRETLVPVGEVGEREGPPRPLASILSASQAGNQAGTLATATGTKKTQESSEKQENKERTPTKTQKLKKLSMVVSPSEYYTPGKTPARETQKNITFLDLTWDDEEHKSVKRKRVEDNDTERMGGSPDKKLKRKLRKLLARMEKEVKHLRKVARENQNTKKEIKEIAENLNCITSGIMTTEMQNVMFLNVRDEELGDIKKIKETASIGTQTESFEDEIEIQERETEIEELGEIRNVEEFRKVECKRWKRDLFQCTEIKEGNPLETKAKTVKVVWIEPNDLKMEKSIQLLYKKRFPEILEFEEDYEVIEQTIKRRTGIQENKPVQKIIKIKCEHSDEEVWKYLGKIREDLEWDEEVALHHLESMTAEKMAKMTEVRFRGGKNKVTIYTTKEKRKETENKQKGRFDKTYALIVSSKEEEYEGTMKKIKEKLINVPEKEAIREIRKTREGNLLITLEKNNRALEMIRKEVQKGTSLKVKESGEYTKKCAVHIRGLEVSVTKEEIQKAIINLLGTGEEDEGEIKIGEIRPNAYGTKAVTVSMQEKEANKLVTCGEIRIGLVKCVVEKHVMVERCYGCGLYDHKIEQCKVERKEKVCFRCGEGGHIHKECKGDEKCFSCKKEGHIAGSGKCPLYRVALANTKRIERERMRKNSKMREKKEEYEEHEEEVTKQEMEKKKENSRGKEIE